One Alligator mississippiensis isolate rAllMis1 chromosome 1, rAllMis1, whole genome shotgun sequence genomic window carries:
- the SLC7A1 gene encoding high affinity cationic amino acid transporter 1 isoform X2 has product MGCQGLTNFGNQLLRRKVVDCTREESRLSRCLNTFDLVALGVGSTLGAGVYVLAGAVARENAGPAIVISFLIAALASVLAGLCYGEFGARVPRTGSAYLYSYVTVGELWAFITGWNLILSYVIGTSSVARAWSATFDEIIGKHIEQFCQAYLTMDAPGVLAKYPDVFAVLIILILTGLLTFGVKESALVNKVFTCINILVLCFVMVSGFVKGSIKNWQLSVEDIRNMTLVNHTQYGVGGFMPYGFTGVLSGAATCFYAFVGFDCIATTGEEVKNPQKAIPIGIVSSLLICFVAYFGVSAALTLMMPYCQLDTNSPLPNAFKYVGWDGANYAVAIGSLCALSTSLLGSMFPMPRIIYAMAEDGLLFKSLAKIGETRKTPFIATLISGAFAAIMALLFDLKDLVDLMSIGTLLAYSLVAACVLVLRYQPKQPNLAYQMASTTDEPDNNESVSTSDSQTGFLPEEDEKCSIKAILCPKNTDPSKLSGSVVNYLAGVIGVLIVSCCVVTVLYERAVIEDKVLFGIITAVLLFLCSCVTYIIRQQPESKTKLSFKVPLLPFLPILSIFVNVYLMMQLDKWTWIRFAVWMLVGFFIYFAYGMRHSVEATYSAPPEPETRMDLNSDSCK; this is encoded by the exons ATGGGGTGCCAGGGACTTACCAATTTTGGGAACCAGCTGCTTCGCCGGAAAGTTGTGGATTGTACCAGGGAAGAGAGCAGGCTCTCGCGATGCCTCAATACCTTTGATTTGGTTGCTCTGGGTGTAGGTAGTACACTTGGGGCAGGTGTCTATGtcctggctggagctgtggcacGTGAAAATGCAGGACCTGCGATTGTCATCTCCTTCTTGATTGCTGCATTGGCATCTGTATTGGCTGGACTGTGTTATGGAGAATTTGGTGCTAGAGTTCCAAGGACTGGATCTGCTTATCTCTATAGCTATGTGACTGTTGGTGAACTATGGGCATTCATCACTGGGTGGAATTTAATTCTTTCTTATGTCATTG GGACATCAAGTGTGGCCAGAGCCTGGAGTGCAACATTTGATGAAATCATAGGGAAGCACATTGAGCAGTTCTGCCAAGCCTACCTGACTATGGATGCTCCTGGGGTGCTAGCAAAATACCCCGATGTCTTTGCTGTTCTCATCATCCTCATTCTAACAG GTCTCTTAACTTTTGGTGTGAAGGAATCAGCACTAGTGAACAAAGTATTCACCTGTATCAATATCCTCGTCCTCTGTTTCGTCATGGTGTCGGGTTTTGTGAAGGGATCCATCAAAAACTGGCAGCTCTCTGTGGAGGACATCCGTAACATGACTCTAGTCAA tcatacccagtaTGGTGTGGGGGGGTTCATGCCATATGGATTCACCGGAGTCCTCTCGGGGGCAGCCACATGCTTTTATGCCTTTGTGGGATTTGACTGCATTGCCACCACAG GTGAGGAAGTGAAAAACCCTCAGAAAGCAATTCCCATTGGAATTGTCTCATCGCTCCTGATCTGCTTTGTTGCTTACTTTGGTGTGTCAGCTGCTCTCACTCTTATGATGCCCTACTGCCAGCTCGATACCAACAGTCCTTTACCCAATGCATTTAAATATGTGGGTTGGGATGGTGCCAACTACGCAGTGGCCATTGGTTCACTCTGTGCCCTTTCTACCAG TCTCCTTGGCTCCATGTTTCCTATGCCTCGAATAATTTATGCTATGGCAGAAGATGGGCTACTGTTTAAATCGTTGGCCAAAATCGGCGAGACGAGAAAAACCCCATTCATAGCAACGTTAATTTCAGGTGCTTTTGCAG CTATCATGGCCTTGCTCTTTGACCTGAAAGATCTTGTGGATCTTATGTCTATTGGGACCCTCCTGGCTTATTCCTTAGTGGCAGCCTGCGTGTTGGTACTGAG GTATCAGCCAAAGCAACCTAACCTGGCATACCAGATGGCTAGTACAACAGATGAGCCAGACAACAACGAATCTGTGAGCACCAGTGATTCGCAAACCGGTTTTCTGCCTGAAGAGGATGAGAAATGTTCCATTAAAGCCATCCTGTGCCCCAAGAACACAGACCCCTCCAAACTCTCTGGGTCTGTGGTTAACTATTTAGCTGGTGTCATAG GTGTTCTTATTGTCAGCTGCTGTGTGGTGACCGTCCTTTATGAAAGGGCTGTGATTGAAGATAAAGTTTTGTTTGGTATCATCACGGCTGTTCTCCTTTTCCTTTGCTCCTGTGTTACATACATTATACGACAACAACCTGAAAGCAAAACCAAGCTGTCATTTAAA gtACCTCTTTTGCCTTTTCTTCCTATTCTGAGTATTTTTGTGAATGTTTACCTCATGATGCAGCTGGATAAGTGGACTTGGATACGGTTTGCTGTCTGGATGCTTGTAG gcttCTTTATTTACTTTGCATATGGAATGCGGCACAGTGTGGAGGCTACATATTCGGCACCACCAGAGCCAGAAACAAGGATGGACCTCAATTCAGACAGCTGTAAATGA
- the SLC7A1 gene encoding high affinity cationic amino acid transporter 1 isoform X1: MGCQGLTNFGNQLLRRKVVDCTREESRLSRCLNTFDLVALGVGSTLGAGVYVLAGAVARENAGPAIVISFLIAALASVLAGLCYGEFGARVPRTGSAYLYSYVTVGELWAFITGWNLILSYVIGTSSVARAWSATFDEIIGKHIEQFCQAYLTMDAPGVLAKYPDVFAVLIILILTGLLTFGVKESALVNKVFTCINILVLCFVMVSGFVKGSIKNWQLSVEDIRNMTLVNHTQYGVGGFMPYGFTGVLSGAATCFYAFVGFDCIATTGEEVKNPQKAIPIGIVSSLLICFVAYFGVSAALTLMMPYCQLDTNSPLPNAFKYVGWDGANYAVAIGSLCALSTSLLGSMFPMPRIIYAMAEDGLLFKSLAKIGETRKTPFIATLISGAFAAIMALLFDLKDLVDLMSIGTLLAYSLVAACVLVLRYQPKQPNLAYQMASTTDEPDNNESVSTSDSQTGFLPEEDEKCSIKAILCPKNTDPSKLSGSVVNYLAGVIGVLIVSCCVVTVLYERAVIEDKVLFGIITAVLLFLCSCVTYIIRQQPESKTKLSFKVPLLPFLPILSIFVNVYLMMQLDKWTWIRFAVWMLVEPLSPVAGITLQKSGVVELFRIPHTLHDPGNTRLNQGHAGGYVKALQKIQFSKTQMLSNGELQS, translated from the exons ATGGGGTGCCAGGGACTTACCAATTTTGGGAACCAGCTGCTTCGCCGGAAAGTTGTGGATTGTACCAGGGAAGAGAGCAGGCTCTCGCGATGCCTCAATACCTTTGATTTGGTTGCTCTGGGTGTAGGTAGTACACTTGGGGCAGGTGTCTATGtcctggctggagctgtggcacGTGAAAATGCAGGACCTGCGATTGTCATCTCCTTCTTGATTGCTGCATTGGCATCTGTATTGGCTGGACTGTGTTATGGAGAATTTGGTGCTAGAGTTCCAAGGACTGGATCTGCTTATCTCTATAGCTATGTGACTGTTGGTGAACTATGGGCATTCATCACTGGGTGGAATTTAATTCTTTCTTATGTCATTG GGACATCAAGTGTGGCCAGAGCCTGGAGTGCAACATTTGATGAAATCATAGGGAAGCACATTGAGCAGTTCTGCCAAGCCTACCTGACTATGGATGCTCCTGGGGTGCTAGCAAAATACCCCGATGTCTTTGCTGTTCTCATCATCCTCATTCTAACAG GTCTCTTAACTTTTGGTGTGAAGGAATCAGCACTAGTGAACAAAGTATTCACCTGTATCAATATCCTCGTCCTCTGTTTCGTCATGGTGTCGGGTTTTGTGAAGGGATCCATCAAAAACTGGCAGCTCTCTGTGGAGGACATCCGTAACATGACTCTAGTCAA tcatacccagtaTGGTGTGGGGGGGTTCATGCCATATGGATTCACCGGAGTCCTCTCGGGGGCAGCCACATGCTTTTATGCCTTTGTGGGATTTGACTGCATTGCCACCACAG GTGAGGAAGTGAAAAACCCTCAGAAAGCAATTCCCATTGGAATTGTCTCATCGCTCCTGATCTGCTTTGTTGCTTACTTTGGTGTGTCAGCTGCTCTCACTCTTATGATGCCCTACTGCCAGCTCGATACCAACAGTCCTTTACCCAATGCATTTAAATATGTGGGTTGGGATGGTGCCAACTACGCAGTGGCCATTGGTTCACTCTGTGCCCTTTCTACCAG TCTCCTTGGCTCCATGTTTCCTATGCCTCGAATAATTTATGCTATGGCAGAAGATGGGCTACTGTTTAAATCGTTGGCCAAAATCGGCGAGACGAGAAAAACCCCATTCATAGCAACGTTAATTTCAGGTGCTTTTGCAG CTATCATGGCCTTGCTCTTTGACCTGAAAGATCTTGTGGATCTTATGTCTATTGGGACCCTCCTGGCTTATTCCTTAGTGGCAGCCTGCGTGTTGGTACTGAG GTATCAGCCAAAGCAACCTAACCTGGCATACCAGATGGCTAGTACAACAGATGAGCCAGACAACAACGAATCTGTGAGCACCAGTGATTCGCAAACCGGTTTTCTGCCTGAAGAGGATGAGAAATGTTCCATTAAAGCCATCCTGTGCCCCAAGAACACAGACCCCTCCAAACTCTCTGGGTCTGTGGTTAACTATTTAGCTGGTGTCATAG GTGTTCTTATTGTCAGCTGCTGTGTGGTGACCGTCCTTTATGAAAGGGCTGTGATTGAAGATAAAGTTTTGTTTGGTATCATCACGGCTGTTCTCCTTTTCCTTTGCTCCTGTGTTACATACATTATACGACAACAACCTGAAAGCAAAACCAAGCTGTCATTTAAA gtACCTCTTTTGCCTTTTCTTCCTATTCTGAGTATTTTTGTGAATGTTTACCTCATGATGCAGCTGGATAAGTGGACTTGGATACGGTTTGCTGTCTGGATGCTTGTAG